From the genome of Oxyura jamaicensis isolate SHBP4307 breed ruddy duck chromosome 2, BPBGC_Ojam_1.0, whole genome shotgun sequence, one region includes:
- the KBTBD2 gene encoding kelch repeat and BTB domain-containing protein 2 isoform X2, protein MFMSGLSESKQTHVHLRNVDAATLQIIIAYAYTGNLAISDSTVEQLYETACFLQVDDVLQRCREYLIKKINAENCVRLLSFADLFSCEELKQSAKRMVEHKFTAVYHQEAFMQLSHDLLIDILSSDNLNVEKEETVREAAMLWLEYNTESRSQYLSSVLSQIRIDALSEVTQRAWFQGLPPNDKSVVVQGLYKSMPKFFKPRLGMTKEEMMIFIEAAAENPGSLYSSVCYSPQAEKVYKLCNPPADLHKVGTLVTPDNDIYIAGGQVPLKSTKTNHSKSSKLQAAFRTVNCFYWFDAQQNTWFPKTPMLFVRIKPSLVCCEGYIYAIGGDSVGGELNRRTVERYDTEKDEWTMVSPLPCAWQWSTAVAVHNCIYVMAHNLMYCYFPRSDAWVEMAMRQTSRCFASAAAFGDKIFYIGGLHIASNSGIRLPSSTVDGSSVTVEIYDVNKNEWRMAANVPAKRYSDPCVRAVVISNSLCVFIRETHMNERAKYATYQYDLELDRWFLRQHIPERVLWDLGKDFRCTVGKLYPSCLEESPWKPPTYLFSPDGADEFQLDGEMVTLPPV, encoded by the exons ATGTTCATGAGCGGGCTAAGTGAAAGTAAACAAACACATGTACACCTGAGGAATGTGGATGCAGCCACACTACAAATTATCATAGCTTATGCATACACGGGTAACTTGGCAATAAGCGACAGCACAGTAGAACAGCTTTATGAGACTGCCTGCTTCTTACAG GTAGATGATGTGCTACAGCGGTGTAGGGAATACTTAATCAAaaaaattaatgcagaaaattGTGTGCGTCTGTTAAGTTTTGCTGATCTCTTCAGCTGTGAGGAGTTAAAACAGAGTGCTAAAAGAATGGTAGAGCACAAGTTCACAGCTGTGTACCACCAGGAGGCTTTCATGCAACTGTCACATGATCTACTGATAGATATTTTAAGCAGTGACAATTTAAACGTGGAAAAGGAGGAGACAGTTCGTGAAGCTGCTATGTTATGGCTGGAGTACAATACGGAATCGCGATCCCAGTATTTGTCCTCTGTTCTTAGCCAAATCCGTATTGATGCACTTTCAGAAGTAACACAGAGAGCCTGGTTTCAAGGCTTACCACCCAACGATAAATCAGTGGTGGTGCAAGGATTGTACAAATCTATGCCCAAGTTTTTCAAGCCCAGACTCGGTATGACAAAAGAGGAGATGATGATATTCAttgaagctgctgctgaaaacccTGGTAGTCTTTATTCTTCTGTCTGTTACAGCCCACAGGCAGAAAAAGTTTACAAACTCTGCAACCCTCCTGCTGACTTGCATAAGGTTGGAACGCTTGTAACTCCCGACAATGATATCTATATAGCAGGGGGGCAAGTTCCTCTGAAAAGCACGAAAACCAATCATAGTAAAAGCAGCAAACTCCAGGCTGCCTTCAGAACTGTGAATTGCTTTTACTGGTTTGATGCACAGCAAAACACGTGGTTCCCAAAGACACCGATGCTCTTTGTTCGTATAAAGCCATCCCTGGTCTGTTGTGAAGGATACATCTATGCAATTGGAGGTGACAGTGTCGGCGGAGAGCTCAACAGGAGAACTGTAGAAAGATATGACACCGAAAAAGATGAATGGACCATGGTAAGCCCATTGCCTTGCGCGTGGCAGTGGAGCACAGCAGTAGCAGTTCACAACTGCATTTATGTAATGGCACACAACTTGATGTACTGTTATTTTCCCAGGTCAGATGCTTGGGTAGAAATGGCTATGCGACAGACAAGTAGATGttttgcttcagctgctgcttttggcgATAAAATATTCTACATTGGAGGACTGCATATTGCCAGCAATTCTGGTATAAGGCTCCCAAGTAGTACTGTAGATGGGTCTTCCGTAACGGTAGAAATCTACGATGTGAATAAAAATGAGTGGAGAATGGCAGCTAATGTCCCTGCCAAGCGCTATTCCGACCCGTGTGTTAGAGCTGTTGTCATCTCTAATTCTTTGTGTGTCTTCATACGAGAAACCCATATGAATGAGAGAGCCAAGTATGCCACTTATCAGTATGACCTGGAACTCGACCGCTGGTTTCTGAGACAGCACATTCCAGAACGTGTGCTGTGGGACCTGGGGAAGGACTTCCGGTGCACTGTAGGAAAGCTGTATCCGTCTTGCCTTGAAGAGTCCCCGTGGAAACCTCCGACATACCTCTTTTCACCTGATGGAGCAGATGAATTTCAGCTGGATGGGGAGATGGTTACTTTACCACCTGTATAG
- the KBTBD2 gene encoding kelch repeat and BTB domain-containing protein 2 isoform X1: MSTQDERQINSEYAVSLLEQLKFFYEQQLLTDIVLIVEGTEFPCHKMVLATCSSYFRAMFMSGLSESKQTHVHLRNVDAATLQIIIAYAYTGNLAISDSTVEQLYETACFLQVDDVLQRCREYLIKKINAENCVRLLSFADLFSCEELKQSAKRMVEHKFTAVYHQEAFMQLSHDLLIDILSSDNLNVEKEETVREAAMLWLEYNTESRSQYLSSVLSQIRIDALSEVTQRAWFQGLPPNDKSVVVQGLYKSMPKFFKPRLGMTKEEMMIFIEAAAENPGSLYSSVCYSPQAEKVYKLCNPPADLHKVGTLVTPDNDIYIAGGQVPLKSTKTNHSKSSKLQAAFRTVNCFYWFDAQQNTWFPKTPMLFVRIKPSLVCCEGYIYAIGGDSVGGELNRRTVERYDTEKDEWTMVSPLPCAWQWSTAVAVHNCIYVMAHNLMYCYFPRSDAWVEMAMRQTSRCFASAAAFGDKIFYIGGLHIASNSGIRLPSSTVDGSSVTVEIYDVNKNEWRMAANVPAKRYSDPCVRAVVISNSLCVFIRETHMNERAKYATYQYDLELDRWFLRQHIPERVLWDLGKDFRCTVGKLYPSCLEESPWKPPTYLFSPDGADEFQLDGEMVTLPPV; encoded by the exons agccATGTTCATGAGCGGGCTAAGTGAAAGTAAACAAACACATGTACACCTGAGGAATGTGGATGCAGCCACACTACAAATTATCATAGCTTATGCATACACGGGTAACTTGGCAATAAGCGACAGCACAGTAGAACAGCTTTATGAGACTGCCTGCTTCTTACAG GTAGATGATGTGCTACAGCGGTGTAGGGAATACTTAATCAAaaaaattaatgcagaaaattGTGTGCGTCTGTTAAGTTTTGCTGATCTCTTCAGCTGTGAGGAGTTAAAACAGAGTGCTAAAAGAATGGTAGAGCACAAGTTCACAGCTGTGTACCACCAGGAGGCTTTCATGCAACTGTCACATGATCTACTGATAGATATTTTAAGCAGTGACAATTTAAACGTGGAAAAGGAGGAGACAGTTCGTGAAGCTGCTATGTTATGGCTGGAGTACAATACGGAATCGCGATCCCAGTATTTGTCCTCTGTTCTTAGCCAAATCCGTATTGATGCACTTTCAGAAGTAACACAGAGAGCCTGGTTTCAAGGCTTACCACCCAACGATAAATCAGTGGTGGTGCAAGGATTGTACAAATCTATGCCCAAGTTTTTCAAGCCCAGACTCGGTATGACAAAAGAGGAGATGATGATATTCAttgaagctgctgctgaaaacccTGGTAGTCTTTATTCTTCTGTCTGTTACAGCCCACAGGCAGAAAAAGTTTACAAACTCTGCAACCCTCCTGCTGACTTGCATAAGGTTGGAACGCTTGTAACTCCCGACAATGATATCTATATAGCAGGGGGGCAAGTTCCTCTGAAAAGCACGAAAACCAATCATAGTAAAAGCAGCAAACTCCAGGCTGCCTTCAGAACTGTGAATTGCTTTTACTGGTTTGATGCACAGCAAAACACGTGGTTCCCAAAGACACCGATGCTCTTTGTTCGTATAAAGCCATCCCTGGTCTGTTGTGAAGGATACATCTATGCAATTGGAGGTGACAGTGTCGGCGGAGAGCTCAACAGGAGAACTGTAGAAAGATATGACACCGAAAAAGATGAATGGACCATGGTAAGCCCATTGCCTTGCGCGTGGCAGTGGAGCACAGCAGTAGCAGTTCACAACTGCATTTATGTAATGGCACACAACTTGATGTACTGTTATTTTCCCAGGTCAGATGCTTGGGTAGAAATGGCTATGCGACAGACAAGTAGATGttttgcttcagctgctgcttttggcgATAAAATATTCTACATTGGAGGACTGCATATTGCCAGCAATTCTGGTATAAGGCTCCCAAGTAGTACTGTAGATGGGTCTTCCGTAACGGTAGAAATCTACGATGTGAATAAAAATGAGTGGAGAATGGCAGCTAATGTCCCTGCCAAGCGCTATTCCGACCCGTGTGTTAGAGCTGTTGTCATCTCTAATTCTTTGTGTGTCTTCATACGAGAAACCCATATGAATGAGAGAGCCAAGTATGCCACTTATCAGTATGACCTGGAACTCGACCGCTGGTTTCTGAGACAGCACATTCCAGAACGTGTGCTGTGGGACCTGGGGAAGGACTTCCGGTGCACTGTAGGAAAGCTGTATCCGTCTTGCCTTGAAGAGTCCCCGTGGAAACCTCCGACATACCTCTTTTCACCTGATGGAGCAGATGAATTTCAGCTGGATGGGGAGATGGTTACTTTACCACCTGTATAG